The sequence GGCCGTCGCGACCCCGCTCGTCATGCTCTACCAGGGCTGGACGTACTGGGTCTTCCGCAAGCGCATCGGGACGCAGCACATCGCCCGCGCGCACTGAGACCGGTGCGGGGCCGTCGGCCGGCGACCCGGTGGCCCCGCACCTCCCCCTCCGAGGCAGCCGCTGCCGGTCTGCCCCCGCCCCGCCCTCAGCCGCCACCCCTGCCCCATCCGCCTCGCTCGCGGAAGGATGTTCCACGTGAAACCCGTAGATCCCCGACTCCTGCGGTACGCCCGCGCCACCCGCTTCTTCCTGGGGGCCGTCGTCGGACTCGGTGTGCTCGGCGCCCTGTTGGTGGTCGGGCAGGCGATGCTCATCGCCGAGGTCGTCGTGGGCGCCTTCCAGCACGGCGAGGGCGCGGACGAGCTGCTGCACCCGCTCCTGCTGCTCGTCGCGGTCGCGTGCGGGCGCGGGCTGGTCTCCTGGCTCACCGAGACGACGGCGCACCGCGCGAGCGCGGCGGTGAAGTGCGAACTGCGGCAACGGGTGCTGGAGAAGGCGGCGGCCCTGGGCCCCGGCTGGCTCGAAGGGCGCCGGACCGGCTCGCTCGTGAACCTCGCGACGCGCGGAGTCGACGCGCTCGACGACTACTTCTCGCGCTACCTCCCCCAGCTCGGTCTCGCGGTCGTCGTCCCCGTCGCCGTGCTCGCCCGGATCGTCACGGAGGACTGGGTCTCGGCGGCGATCATCGTCGTCACGATTCCGCTCATCCCGGTCTTCATGATCCTCATCGGCTGGGCGACGCAGAAGCGGATGGACCGCCAGTGGCGGCTGCTCTCGCGCCTGTCCGGGCACTTCCTCGACGTCGTCGAGGGGCTGCCGACGCTCAAGGTCTTCGGCCGCGCGAAGGCGCAGGCCGAGTCGATCCGCCGGATCACGGGCGAGTACCGCCGCGCCACGATGCGCACGCTGCGGATCGCCTTCCTCTCCTCCTTCGCGCTCGAACTCCTCTCGACGCTCTCCGTCGCGCTCGTCGCCGTGACGATCGGCATGCGGCTCGTCCACGGCGACATGGATCTGTACGTGGCACTCGTCGTGCTCGTCCTGGCCCCCGAGGCGTACCTGCCGCTGCGCCAGGTCGGCACGCAGTACCACGCGGCGGCCGAGGGACTCGCCGCCGCCGAGGAGGTCTTCGAGGTCCTGGAGACCGAGGAGCGCGCGGCAGGCACCATGGAGGTGTCCGAGGGCGAACTGGGGGTCGAGGGCCTGACCGTCCGCTACCCCGGCCGCACCGCGCCCGCGCTCGACGGGGTCTCGCTGCGGGTGCGCCCCGGCGAGACGGTCGCGCTCGTGGGGCCGAGCGGCGCGGGCAAGTCGACGCTGCTCCAGGCCGTGCTGGGTTTCGCCCGCCCCGATACGGGTCGTGTCACCGTGGGCGGCACGGATCTCGCGGGGATCGACCCCGCCCTCTGGCACGCGCGGATCGCCTGGGTCCCGCAGCACCCCGCGCTCTTCGCGGGCACCCTCGCGGAGAACGTCCTCCTGGCTCGTCCCGACGCCACCGAGGCCGAGGTCGTGCGCGCGCTGCGCGACGCGGGGGCGTGGGAGTTCGTACGGGAGCTGCCCGACGGCGTGCGGACGGTGCTCGGCGAGGACGGCGCGGGCCTCTCGGCGGGACAGCGGCAGCGCCTCGCGCTCGCTCGCGCCTTCCTGGCCGACCGCCCTGTCCTCCTCCTCGACGAGCCCACCGCCGCGCTCGACGGCGCGACCGAGGCGGGCATCGTCGAGGCCGTGGGCCGCCTCGCCGCGGGCCGTACGGTCCTCCTCGTCGTCCACCGGCCCGCCCTGCTCGCGGTGGCGGACCGGGTGGTGCGGATCGACGCGGGCGCCGTCCCCGTCGGTGCGGCTGTTGCCGCCGGTTCTGCGGCCGTTGGCGGTGGTACGGGGGAGGGGGCGCCGCCCGCCGGGCCCGCCCGGCCCGTGCCGGAGGAGACCGGGGCGCGTACGGGTGCCGCTCTACTCGCCCGTGTGCGGGCCCTCGGCGGCGCGCACCGGCGGCGGCTCGCGCTCGCACTGCTGCTCGGGGCGCTCGCCCTCGCCTCCGCCGTGGGGCTCATGGCGACGTCCGGGTGGCTCATCTCGCGGGCCTCGCAGGAGCCGCCGGTGCTCTATCTCATGGTGGCCGTCACCGCGACGCGCGCTTTCGGCATCGGGCGGTCGGTCTTCCGGTACGGGGAACGGCTCGTCTCGCACGAGGCGGTGCTGCGAATGCTCGCGGACACGCGCGTCGCCGTCTTCCGCGGGCTCGCCCGCCTCTCCCCCGCCGGGCTGCGCGACCGCAGGCGCGGCGATCTGCTCTCGCGGCTCGTCGCGGACGTGGACGCCTTCCAGGACTACTGGCTGCGCTGGCTGCTCCCCGCGGGCGCCGCGTTCCTCGTGAGCGCGGGCGCGGTCGGCTTCACGGCCTGGCTGCTCCCCGAGGCGGGCGCGGTGCTCGCCGCCGGACTGCTGCTCGCCGGGGTAGGTGTCCCGTGGCTCACCGCGCGGCGCGCCCGTGACACCGAGCGGCGGCTCGCCCCCGCGCGCGGCGTTCTCGCCACGCGCGTCACCGAACTCCTCTCCGGGACCGGCGAACTGACCGTCGCGGGAGCGCTGCCCGCCCGCCTGCGGGCCGCGAGCGCCGCGGACGCCGAGCTGACCGGCATCGCGGCGCGCGCCTCCGCGTTCACCGCGCTCGGCGACGGGCTCATGGCGCTGATCACGGGCCTCACCGTCGCGGGCGCGGCAGCGTGCGGTGCGAACGCCGTCGTGGACGGGCGGCTCTCCGGCGTGGCCCTCGCCGT comes from Streptomyces sp. Tu6071 and encodes:
- the cydD gene encoding thiol reductant ABC exporter subunit CydD, with the protein product MKPVDPRLLRYARATRFFLGAVVGLGVLGALLVVGQAMLIAEVVVGAFQHGEGADELLHPLLLLVAVACGRGLVSWLTETTAHRASAAVKCELRQRVLEKAAALGPGWLEGRRTGSLVNLATRGVDALDDYFSRYLPQLGLAVVVPVAVLARIVTEDWVSAAIIVVTIPLIPVFMILIGWATQKRMDRQWRLLSRLSGHFLDVVEGLPTLKVFGRAKAQAESIRRITGEYRRATMRTLRIAFLSSFALELLSTLSVALVAVTIGMRLVHGDMDLYVALVVLVLAPEAYLPLRQVGTQYHAAAEGLAAAEEVFEVLETEERAAGTMEVSEGELGVEGLTVRYPGRTAPALDGVSLRVRPGETVALVGPSGAGKSTLLQAVLGFARPDTGRVTVGGTDLAGIDPALWHARIAWVPQHPALFAGTLAENVLLARPDATEAEVVRALRDAGAWEFVRELPDGVRTVLGEDGAGLSAGQRQRLALARAFLADRPVLLLDEPTAALDGATEAGIVEAVGRLAAGRTVLLVVHRPALLAVADRVVRIDAGAVPVGAAVAAGSAAVGGGTGEGAPPAGPARPVPEETGARTGAALLARVRALGGAHRRRLALALLLGALALASAVGLMATSGWLISRASQEPPVLYLMVAVTATRAFGIGRSVFRYGERLVSHEAVLRMLADTRVAVFRGLARLSPAGLRDRRRGDLLSRLVADVDAFQDYWLRWLLPAGAAFLVSAGAVGFTAWLLPEAGAVLAAGLLLAGVGVPWLTARRARDTERRLAPARGVLATRVTELLSGTGELTVAGALPARLRAASAADAELTGIAARASAFTALGDGLMALITGLTVAGAAACGANAVVDGRLSGVALAVVVLTPLAAFEAVLGLPLAVRQRQRVRRSAERVYEVLDAPAPVREPERPAEAPASPFPLRLEGLVARHPGAARPALDGVDLTLDAGRRIAVVGASGAGKTTLAHVLLRFLDAEGGTYRVGDTPATALDGDAVREIVGLCAQDAHVFDSSVRENLLLARKDATEAELRTVLSRARLLDWVDTLPHGLGTLVGEHGARLSGGQRQRLALARALLADFPVLVLDEPAEHLDLETADALTRDLLAATEGRTTLLITHRLAGLEGAVDEVVVLDEGRVVQRGDMTTLLSTPGPLHHMWRQERATDALRGAAGEGPAGSASAEEVRAEARDTVVAAR